DNA from Halogeometricum sp. S1BR25-6:
GCCGTACCGGACCTCCTCGAACAGGCGGGTGAGTTCGTCCACGTCCTCGCGGGCCATCCCCGCCTCGACGGCCGCCGAGGCGAACTCGCCGGGCGTGCTCGTCCGCGGGTTCGGGATGTCGAGGAGCGTCGTCATCTCCCGCCACGCGCGGTACACCTCGTTGCCCACGTCGGCGTCCTCCTCGATGCGGTCCGCTGCGGCGCCGGCCGCCCGGCCGATTTCCCCCACGTCGACGTCCGGGTCCTCCTCCGGGACCGTCTCCCGGCCGGCCGCCTCGTCGTCGCCGGTCGAGAGGACGAGGAGGGCGACGGCCCCCACGAGTGCGACGACCAGGAGAACGCCGAAGACGGCCGTCGGCGCGGCGACGGCGCCCTCGCCGGACCCGCCGAGTTGCCCGCCCCCTTCCGGAAGCGAGAACGACCCGTTTCCGGCGCTCGCCCCCGCGCCGCCGAACTCGATGGGACCGCAGGTGGTCAGCAGCACCCAGAACACGTACCCCGGCAGGCCGAACGTGAATCCCACGGCGGCGACGGGCAGCAGCGACCGCGTGTCGCGGTATATCAGCGCTAGCAGGCCGACGAACACGAGGAGCAGTCCGGCCACCACCGCCGGATTCGTCAGTATCGGCAGGCAGAACGAGATGACCGGAGCGCTGCCGCCGCTCTGCGTCTCCGAGAGGCCGGCGTCGCCCTCGTCGGACGGACCGATACCGGGGACGTCGGACCCCCCGCCGAACCCGCCGCTGCCGCCGGTGACGGCGGTGTCGATGGTCGCCGCCGCGATGCCCAGAGCGAGGACTGCGAGGAGAGCGAGGCCGACCGTGCGGGCGGCGTCTCTGTCCACGACACGATGTACCGAGACCCACAGTAAAGGCGTTTCGAGGCGGTCCGCCGCCGTTCTCGGACGCTACCGTTCCTGTCCGACTGGAACGTTCCAGCCGAGCTGGAATACTACCGTCTCCCTTAACGAATATTCAAGTGAGACGGCGCGTTGTACCCGACCGCCCCGACGGACCCTGCATCCGACCGCATCCGTCGGGGCGCGGGACGTCCGCGGTTCGGTCGTCGTCGCACATCCGCCCCGCGTCCGCCGCCCGCCTCCCCGCTTTCTCGCTTCGCTTCGGCCCTCCCGGGACCGGACCCCGGTCCGGTCCGCTCGACGAACGCGAGTCCCTCCGTCCGCGGGCGCCGCCCATCGACCGCCACCGCCGACTGCCAACCGCCGACCGCTGGGTTTAGTTCGGACCGCGTCGACGCTGCGAACGTGACCGACAGTTCGGAGGGGGGACCCGTCGAGTACGTCGAGAGTTCGCGGACCCGCGAGTCCGTCGTCGTCGCCCTCCGGTTAGAGGCGCGACCGGTCCGGGAACTCTGCGCCGCCCTCGACGCCAGCGAGTCCGGCGTGTACGCCGCGACGAACGGCCTCCGGGACCGCGACCTCGTCGAAACCGCCGACGGACGCGTCCGCCTCACCGGCCTCGGACGCGTCGTCGCCGACGCGGTGGAACGCCGACGGCGAGTGGAGACGCTGTTGGAGACCGACTCCGGCTACTGGCGGACGCACGACGTGCGTGCCCTCCCCGACGCCTTCCGCGCCCGTCTCGGCGAACTCGCGGGGGCGGAGGTGTTCCGCGCGTCCGAGACCGACCCCGGAGGCGCGGTGCGTCTCGTCGACGACCACCTCCGCGACGCCGACGCGGTATCCGTCGTCTCGCCCGTTCACCTCCCGGGTCTCGGACGGACGCTCCGGGAGGTATGCGCCGACCGGCCGGGGGGACTCCTCGTCACCGAAGCCGTCGTCGAGGAGATTCGCCGCCGCGAGGGGGCGGTCCCCCTCCCGGAACGCCTCTCCGTCCGGGTCGCCGACGCGTCGTTCGCCCTGGCGGCGGTCGACGGACGGACGCTCCTCTCGCTGCCGCGACTCGACGGGACGTATGACCCGCGCACCGAACTCGTCGCGGACACCGACGCCGCCGCGGCGTTCGGCGAGGACCTGTTCAACCACGTCTGGGCGGGCGCGACGCCCGTTGAGGACGTGGCGTCGACCCGACCGATCTGAGCAGCGGCGTCTCGGACGCCGGCCGCAGGCCCGACGGGACCCCGAAGGGCCACCGCACCTATCCGTCGCCGTCGAAAACGTTCCCGTAATGCCGACGAGCGCAATCGAGCAACAACTCATCGACCTGCTGACCGTCTTCCTCATCGCCGGGGGTGTGGGCGCGCTACTGGCGAAAATCGGACGCATCCCCTACACCATCGCGCTCCTCATCGCCGGGTTCGCCGCCTCTATCGTCGGTCTCGGGATAGATATCACCCTGACGCACGACATCATCCTGCTCGTTGTCCTCCCGCCGCTCCTGTTCGAGGGGGCGGCGACGACCGACATCGACGAGTTCAGGGCCAACTTCCCCGTGATGGCGACGATGGCGACGGTGGGGTTGGCAATCTCCATCGTCATCGTCGGACTCGTCTCGACCCGTCTGTTCGGCTATACGCTCCTGTTGGGACTCCTGTTCGGCACCATCATCCTCCCCACCGACCCCGTCTCGGTGCTCTCACTGTTCAAGCAGGTCGGCGCGCCCGAACGGCTCTCGGTCCTCGTGGAGGGCGAGAGCCTCATGAACGACGGCATCTCCGTCGTCATCTTCTCGGCGCTGCTCGCACTGATCGAGGCGGGCGACAGTGCCGCGGACCTCGCGACGCTGGACGGCGTCACGGAACTCGTGAGCGGCATCGTCGTCTCCGCTGGCGGCGGCGCCGTCGTCGGCCTCGCCTGCGGCTACCTCGTCTACCGCGTGATGGCGAACCTCGACGAGCACATGACCGAAATCGTCCTGACGGTCGTGCTCGCCTACGGCGCGTTCCTCGTCGCCGAGCACTACCTCCACGTCAGCGGCGTCATCGCCACCGTCGCCGCCGGCCTCCTCATCGGCAACCGCGGCCGAGAGTACGCCATGTCGCCGCAGACGAAGACCGCGGTGTTCAACACGTGGGAGACGGCCGCCTACGTCGTCAACACGTTCATCTTCGTCCTCCTCGGCGTGAAGACGCCCATCCGGCAGATTCTCGCCGAGGTCGAGGTGCTGATTCCCGCTATCGTCCTCGTCCTCGCCGCGCGCGCCATCGCCGTCTACCCCCTCACCGAAATCGTCAACCGACTGTCAAACGCGAACGTCTCGCGGCAGTACCAGCACGTCCTCGTCTGGGGCGGCCTCCACGGCTCCATTCCCATCGCCCTCGTCCTCGGTCTCCCCGAGGCGGTCGGACCGCGACAGCAGATGCGCGTCCTCGTCTTCGGCATCGCGGCGTTCAGCCTCGTCGTGCAGGGCCTGTCGATGAAGCGGTTCCTCCGCACCGTGGGCGTTCAAACCTCCGGGGAGGAACAGAAGCTCTACAGCCTGCTGCTCACCCGCGCGAAGGCCGTCGACGAAGCGCTCGACGAGGCCGAGCGACTCCACGAGCGCAACATGATCCGAACGGACGTCTACGAGCGGTTCCGCCGCGAGTACGGCCGCGAGAAGAAGGAGCTCGACCACGTCGTCCGGTCGCTGTTGGAAGCCGAACCGTCGCTGTTGAAGCAGGAACTCCTGCAGGGTGAGACGCGCATCCTCCAGGCCGAGGAGAGCGCCATCACCGAGGCGGAACTGAGCGGTCAGTTGTCGACGGACCTCGCCGAGGACCTCATCGCCGAGGTGCGCGAGAAGGAGGCCCGCGTCGAACGCGGCGAGACGACGGTGACCAGCGACGTCGAACACGAGGGATACCGGGAGTTCTGGCGCGAACGCGCCGAGGAGTTCGGACTGACCGTCGGCGACGAGGTGCTCGACGAGGCGGACAAAGAGGAGATAACCCACGAACCCCAGATGGACATCCCGCCGATAGAGGGCGACGAGCGGCTACCGAGAACCGGCGGCGAACGGGACGACACCGATACCGACGACAGAACCGAGAGCGAGTGAGGAGACGGGACTCGGTGGCGGGTTGCGCCTCTGTCGGGTGGCGTCACCGTCCCGACGAGCGTCGCGGTCCGTCGTCGCGCCTCCGGAACAGAGACGGACGGTAGCCGGGGTGCCGAACGCCGGAGAACGGGAGTCGGTTCGCTCGCTCGCTTTGGTCGCGGCCGGTCGCTCCGCTGTACCGAGTGATTCGCAGGTTCGGGACGCGCCGGCCGTGCCCGCCTCCGCGAGACGGAAGGAGAAGAGACCCGATGCCACGCCTCGCCGGAGCGGTTCGCGCGTTCGAATTCCTCCCGGTCCGCTCTCCGCGGGCCTTCGGGAACTCCTCGCGCGACGGGTCGTCAGAAGCCGTTAGAAGTCGTCCTCTATCACTTCGCCGACGGCGAAGTTGGATTTGACCTCGGTTACCTCTATCTTGACCCGGTCGCCCACTTCCGCGCCCGGGACGATGATGACGTAGCCGCGTTCGACGCGAGCGATGCCGTCGCCCTGCTTACCGATGTCCTCGATTTCGACGTACCGGAGTTCGCCGACTTCGACGGGCGGTTGCGGTTCGGACGAGGGCGTCGTCGACGCGGTGCTCGTGTCCGCGGACTCCTCGGAGTCGACCGATTCGCGGGAGATGAGAGCGACGCGATACGTCTCGCCGGGTTCGACCGTGCCGGACTCGACTTCGCGCTTCGGAACTTCGACCACGTACCGGTCGTCCTCCGCGCGCACGTCGGTGTTGAACAGACACAGGAGTTTATCTGAGATTTCCACCGTGATAGACCTCCACGCAAAACTCTCGTGGAACTGTTAAATGTGTACCGCCGGCGTCGGACGTCCGAGCGGTCGAGCGACTCCTCCCCGCTCCGGTTCAGTCGTCGAGGGCCGACCCGTCCGGTCGCTTCGCACCCTCGGAGTCGTGGACGACCACCTCGCCGGGTCCCGTGTCGACGTGACGGTACTCGTCTCTGACGCCGACGGCCTCCTCCAGTTCCCGAATCGCGCGTTCTTTCAGCGCCTCGGCCAGTTCCTCGGCACTCTCGCGGGAGATGTCGCGGCCGAGGCCCTCGCACTCGTGGGCGCGGAGCGTCTCCTCTCCGCTGCCGGCCTCGTCGGCGTCTCCCTGCGCCGGAAGCGCGACGCTGTCCACCGCCTCGCCCATCGGCTGACTCGTCCCGTCGAGGCCGACGCTGAACGGGTACGTCTCGCAGATGAGCGGTCGGTCGTCGTGGACGGTGCAGGCGCCCTTCGTCCCCTCCTCCGTCGCCGCCTCTTCGTAGAAGACGCAGTCGCCGCAGGCGTCGGTCTGGAGCGCCCACTCGAACGTCTCGCCCTCCGGCCCGTCGTCGCCCTCCGAGAGGCCGTACGGCATCGGCCGGGCGACGTCCCGCCACTCGGAGCGGTCCTCCGATGCCTCCTGTATCTCCCGTACCTCGTCGGGGAACACCGTCGCGGTGTGCGGTTCTCGGTCGTCGGTGTCCTCGCCCCCGTCTTCGTTCCCGTGGCCCTTACAGCAGGCGCCGCACCGGGTACACTCGAAGCCGATGGACTCGATGGCGTCCGCGATATCGGAGACCGACAGGTCGCGGGCGCGTTCGAGTTCCTCCTCCAAACTGGGTCCGGCGTGGCTCACACCGTCGCTTCGGCGCGCGGTCGAAAAACACTCTCGGTCGGTCGACCCCCCGCGGACGCCGCTCAGACGGGTTCGACGCACTGGGTGTCCGCGTCGTACCGGAGGCGCCCCTCGGCGTCAAGTTTCTCGACGTGCGCGATGACCGTCGCGCGCGCGAGGTCGCGGACCCCCGTGAGGTCCTTCCCGTAGGCGGCGTCGACGACGGCGTCGACGTCCGCCGCACCCCCGTCGACGGCCGCGAGGACGCTCCGCTCGCGGTCCAGGCGGTGCCGGAGCAGGCGTTCGCACGTCGCCCGCGGGTCGTCGATGACCGGGCCGTGTCCCGGGTAGAGCGCGGACGGGTCGCGGGCGTGGAGGCGGCGGAGAGCGACGAGGTAGGCGCGGAGGTTGCCCTCGGGCGCGCCGACGACGACGCTGCCCTCGGCGACGGCGAGGTCGCCGCAGCAGACGCCGAAGTCGCCCTCGAACGCGACGTGGTCGGGAGCGTGCCCCGGCATGTCGAGGACGGTCACGCCGCCGTCGTCTCCGCCGACCGGAATCCGCTCGCCCTCGGCGAACGTCCGGTCGGGTTCGACCCCCGTCGCGCCGGCGAAGCGAGTCTCGCGGCCGCGCCGACACCAGACCGTCGCGTCGGTTTCCTCGGCGTACGCCCGCACCGCGCCGGTGTGGTCGGGGTGAGTGTGGGTCACCGTCACGTGCTCGACGCTTCGCCCGGCGACGAGTTCGTCCAGTTCGTCCGTCCGGTCGGCCGGGTCGACGAGCAGCGCTCGGTCGGACCCGACGACGTAGGCGTTCGTCGCCCCCGCGGGCGCACGAGTGGTGACCGGGACCGGTTCGCGAACGATTGGCGTCACGACTCCCGGTTCGCGAGGGTCTGAAAAAACCGTACTGGTGGACGGCGGGAGGTGGCTTGGTCAGTCCGTCCTGCAGTCGCCGTCCACGGTCGTTCTCCGAGTCCGCGTTACGTGTTCAGGAAGTAAACCTGCTTTCGGGCGTCTTTGAAGCTGTAGCGCGACCCGACGAGGTCCGACTCCTCCAACCGGTTCAGCGCGTAGCGGACGGTCCGGTCCGGGAGCAGGGACTCCTCCGCGAGTTCCCCCTGCGAGAGCGGCGCGTCGCCCTCCAACACTTTGGCGACGAGCTTCGCGCTCGGGGGTAGCTCTCGGAGTCGTTCGCGGAACTCGCCCTCCGAGAGGGGGTCCTCACGGTTCATCTCTGCGGTACTGGTGCTCATACTCCACGCGAACACGTCTGCCGTGGTAAAGCTTGGCTACAAGTGTGTCAAAACAATGCAGTCACATTATACACAAATAAGGTCATACTAGGGCTATGGGACCGAACCGTTTTCTCGCGCCGCGGCGACGGACGGCACGTGATTCCCGAATCGCACGTCGACATCTTCGAGAAGAAGTCGTTCGCCCACTTCGCGACGGTCATGCCCGACGGAACGCCGCAGGTGACGCCCGTCTGGGTCGGTCACGAGAACCGGGAGTACGTTCTCCTCAACAGCGCGTACGGCCGACGGAAGGTGAAGAACGTCCAGCGAGACCCGAAGGTCGGCGTCTCGGTCCTCGACCCGGACGACCCGTACCGGTACGTCTCCGTCCGCGGCGAGGCGGAGTTGGTCGACGAGGGCGCCCGCGAACACATCGACGAACTCGCGCGGCGGTACATGGACGTCGACGAGTACCCCTACCACGACGAGGAGTCCGGCGGACGGGTCATCGTCCGCATCCCGGCCGAGAACGTCGTCACAAGCGGCTAGCCGGGCGGACGCGGGCGGAACGCGACGCGGCCGGTCCGCCCCGCCGTCGGCGCGCCCGGCGGCGGTCGGTCGTCCGGCCGCATCCAGTACGGTTTTAGGCCGTCGGCGTGCAGTACGGTGTAGTGTGAAAGGAAAGGAGTGGTACCAGGCGGACGACGTCGCCCAAGAGTACGACTCGAAGCGATTCTCCCGCGGCGGGCGACTCATCGACCACCGAGAGAAGCAGGCCGTCCTCGACGCCGTCGGTCCCGTCGAGGACAAGAACGTCTTGGAGATAGCCTGCGGTACCGGTCGGTTCACCGTCATGCTCGCCGAACGCGGCGCGAACATCGTCGGACTCGACATCTCTCGGGCGATGATGACGCAGGGACGCGAGAAGGCGCGGCGGGCGGGGTCCGAAGTCGCAGAGCGCATCGAGTTCCTCCGCGGCGACGCGGCGCGTCTGCCGTTCCCCGACGACCACTTCGACGCCGTGTTCGCGATGCGGTTCTTCCACCTCGCGGACACGCCCGCGAAGTTCCTCGCGGAGATGGCGCGCGTCTCGAAGGACGTGGTGTTCTTCGACACGTTCAACGACACCAGCGCGCGCCTCGTGTACAACTGGCTGTTGCCGATGGGGTCGCGGCTCTACGGCGAGTCGGAGGTGGACGGCCTCCTCCGCGACGCCGGTCTCAGACTGACCGAGGCGAACCACGACTTCGTCGTCCCGTACGGCGTCTACCGAAAGATGCCGAACGGCGTCGCAAGCGAACTCCGCGGTCTCGACACCTCGTTCGGCGGGACGTCGCTCGGCGAACGTCTCGCGTCGGTGTCCTACTGGACGGCCTCGGTCCCCGACGCGGACTGATTCCGGCTTCTTCTTCCGTCCGCCGGAGCGGCGGCATTTAAGTCGCTCCGTCCGTACGGACGGGTATGCATCTCTCGGTAGTGGTTCCGACGCTCAACGGTCGGGACCGCCTCGCGGCCGGCCTCGACGCTCTGGCCGAGGCCGCCCCGGACGCCGAAGTCGTCGTCGTCAACGGCCCGTCGGCCGACGGCACCACGGGGATGGTGCGCGACCGAGACGACGTGGACGTCCTCGTCGAGATCTCCGACCGGACGCTGAACGTCGCCCGCAACGCCGGCATCCGCGCCACCTCGGGCGACGCCATCGCGTTCCTGCGCTACGACTTCGCCGCCGAAGAACAGTGGCTGGACGGGGTCACCGACGGACTGGAGGAGGCGGCGGCGGTCACCGGCCCCTCCCACCGAACGCTCCGCGCCGGGATGACCACCGAGACGCTCGAACGGCGGACCATCTGCGGCCGCGACGTGACCTACTTCAACGGCGGCAACGTCGCCTTCCACCGCGACGCCTTGGAGGAACTCGACGGCTTCGACGAGTACCTCCTCACCGGCGGCGCACGCGACGTCGCCCACCGACTTGCGGGAGTCGGAGAGACGGTGACGTGGCGCCCGGAGATGAGCGTCCGGACGGAGTACGAGGCCGACGGCGGCGTGAAGGAACGCGATTGGGGCTGGAAGTACCGTTCGCTCGGCTACCGTCTCGCCAAGAACTACGGTCTGCGCCCGACCGTCGCCCGACGGACGCTCAGGCACGCCTGGACGGACGCGTTCTCGGCCGCCCGCGACGTGATTCGCGGCGACGGGTCGCCGACGGGGTGGTTCGGAACGGGCAAGGACGTCGTCGGCGGGATGGCAACCGGCATCTCGGATGGTCTCGTCGCCCGCGCCCGCGACCGAACGACGACGCGGAACCCCCACGGTTGTTCGAAGCGGACCGACCGCGCCGTGGCCACCTACGACTGGCGCTGACTTCTCGGTCTCACTCTCACTCTCGCTCTCACCCTCATCCGTCGCCCGGCCCGAGTTCCGGCACGACGCGCGCGGCGTTCTTCGAGAACGCGCGGCGCATCGCGTCCTCCGAGACGTCGAGCGTCAGTAGTTCCATCACGCCGACGTTCGGGTGCGCCTCGGGCGCACCGCTCCCGAACAGCACCCGGTCGGGATGTTCCAACAGCGCCCGTTCCATGACGTCGCGGAAGCGGACGAAACTCGTGTCGAGGTAGAGGCCGTCGGACTCGTCCAACAGGTCGATGCTCCGGTGCATCAGGTCCCGTTCCAGCGGGTACCCGCCGAACCCGGCCAGAATCACGGGAAACTCGCGCCGGAGGAGCGTCTCGGCGGCGTCCTCGGGCGTGAACTCCCGGCCGCCGTGGACGAGGACGGGCAGACTTACGTCGTCCAACCGGTCGAGCGTCTCCTCGTCGGGCAGGCCGTCGACGGCGGGCGCGAGTACGAACCCGTGGAACCGGTCGTCGTAGGCGTACTGTTCGATGTCGTCGGGGTCCGCGTGACTGTCGTCGCGCGAGGCGGTAAGGTTCCGCAGGCGCGCGCTGGCGCGTCCGCTCGGGTCTCGCGGGCCGTTCACGCGCGCGAACGCCACGAACGGCCGGTCGACGCTCATCCGCGCGACGGCGTTGTTCGCGCGGAGGTATCCCTCCCCCTCGGCGCGCCGCCCCGGCGAGACGACGGCGCGGACGACCCCCGCCTGGTGGAGTTCCCGCTCCAACCGCTCGGGGCGTATCTCCCGCCCCCGCGCGGCCACCGACTCCTCGCCGTCGGGGTCCAACCGCGCGTGGACGTCCACCACCCGGAACCCGTGATTCAGTTCGAGCACGGTTCGACCTTCTCGGGCGGGGTCAAATAGCTTATCAGCACTGTTCATCCAAACGACCAGTTCGATTTAGGGCGGTTTCGGTGGCCAAATGATTTTTGTATCACTTATCTCAAAACCCGGCGCCGGGCTGCGACAGAGTAGCACCCTTATACGGTCTCTGTCGTGCGATTTCTCGACACAAAGTCAGCGAAATGTATTTATAGAACCGCTGGCGTCTACAGGGGTGAGGTTTCATACTCATGTCATCACGAATGCAGCAACCCCTGTACATTCTCTCCGGCGGTAGCTCCCGAACGCGCGGTCAGGCCGCCCAAGACTCGAACATCCGAGCGGGCAAGGCCGTCGCGAGCGCCGTCCGGACGACGCTCGGCCCCCGCGGGATGGACAAGATGCTCGTCGACTCCTCGGGCGAGGTGGTCATCACCAACGACGGCGCGACCATCTTGGCGAAGATGGACATCGAACACCCCGCCGCGCAGATGATCGTCGAGGTGGCCGAGACCCAAGAGGAGGCGGTGGGCGACGGCACCACGACGGCGGCCGTCCTCACGGGCGAACTCCTCGTGCACGCCGAGGACCTCCTCGAAGGGGACCTCCACCCGACCGTCATCGTGGAGGGCTACACCGAGGCGGCCCGCCTCGCGCAGGAGGCCATCGACGCGCAGGTACTCGACGTCGACCTCGACGACGACCTCCTCGAGACGGTCGCCGAGTCCAGCATGACCGGCAAGGGAACCGGCGACGTGACCGCCGACGTCCTCGCACAGCACGTCGTCCGAGCGGTCCGCATGGTCCACGCCGAAAACGGTCGGTTCGACCGCGACGACGTCCGCGTGCTGACCCGCACGGGCGCGTCTTCCTCGGCGACGGAACTCATCGAAGGCGTCGTCATCGACAAGGACCCCGTCAACGACACCATGCCCACGTCCGTCGAAGATGCCACCGTAGCGGTTCTCGACGTCAAACTCGACGTCCGCAAAGGTGAGGTCGACACCGAGTACACCATCTCCTCCGTCGAGCAGTTGGACGCGGCTCTGAAGGCCGAGGACGACGAACTCCGCGGCTACGCGAAGGCGTTCGCCGACGCCGGCGTCGACGTGGTGTTCTGCACGAAGTCCATCTCGGACCGCGTCGCCGGCCACCTCGCGAACGCGGGCATCCTCGCGTTCAAGAGCGTGAAGAAATCCGACGCGCGCGCCATCGCCCGCGCGACGGGCGCCAAGCGCCTCGGCTCCGCCACCGACCTCGACGAGTCGGACTTCGGCCGCGCCGACTCCGTCTCCATCGAGACGTACGGCGACGACGACCTCGTGTTCGTCGAGGGCGGCGACGCCTCGAAGGCAGTCACGCTGTTCCTCCGCGGCGGCACCGAGCACGTCGTGAACGAGCTCGAACGCGCCATCAACGACGCCATCGACGTGACCGTCGCGGCGCTCGACAAGGGCGGCGTCGTCCCCGGCGCGGGCGCGACCGAAATCGCCATCGCCGACCACGTCCGCGCCGAGGCCGCGGGTATCGAGGGTCGCAAGCAACTCGCCGTCGAGGCGTTCGCGGACGCTGTCGAGGCGCTCCCGCGTACCCTCGCGGAGAACACCGGCATGGACCCCATCGACGCCCTGGTCGACCTGCGCGCGCGCTACGAGAACGAGGGCATCGCGGGCGTCATCTCCAGCGGTCGCAGCGGCGAAATCGGCGACCCCGTCGAGCACGGCATCCTCGACCCCGCCGCGGTCAAGCGCGAGGCGGTCGAGTCCGCCACCGAAGCCGCGACGATGATCGTCCGCATCGACGACGTCATCGCCGCCGAGTAAGACCGTAGCGTCGCAGACTGTCGTTTTCTCTCTCTTTCTTTCTCTCGCCGTCACCCTCGGAGCGACCGGCGCGTCGTCAGACCTGCGGAAGTCGCCACTCGCGCCGGAGCGCCAGCATCCGCAGGGCGAAGACGACGCCGGCGCAGGCGCCGGCGGAAACCCCGGTCGGCGCGCCGACGACGCGCGCGAACAGGAAGACGCCGCCGCCGAGGAGGGCGGGCGTCGCGTAGAAGTCCTCGCGCAGGACGACGGGCACGCGACCGAGGAACACGTCGGCGAACGACCCGCCGCCGACGGCCGTCACCGCGGCGAGGACGACCACCCCGTACGGCGCGAGTCCGGCGTCCGTGCCGACGAGCGCCCCCGTCGCGGCGAAGGCCGCGAGGCCGACGGCGTCGCTCACGAGGAACGCGCGACTGTCGAGGATACGAACGTGTTCGGGGGCGCGCCGCGCGAGGACGACGGCGAGAGCCACGCCGACGAGGGCGACGGTCATGTCGCCCGTCGTCGTCAGCGACGCGGGGGGTCGGTTGACCAGGACGTCGCGGACGGTGCCGCCGCCGAGGGCCGTGAGAACGCCGAGGACGGCCACGCCGAACAGGTCGAGACCGGCGTCGGACGCCTTCAGCGACCCCGCGACGGCGAACGCGAGCAGACCGACGACGTTCATCACGACGAACGGGTCGGGGGCGGTGACGGCGATGGCGGCGATGGCGGCGGGGGCGAACGGGGGAACGGACGGCGCCGAAACGACGGGCAGCGCCGGCGGGCCGAGCGGAACCGACACCCCGTTACGACGGCGAGGGGTAGTCGTCGCGCCCGCCGTTCGAGTCGGTGTCGCTGACGCGTTGCAGGCGTTCGATGCCGCCCACCTCGTCGATGATGCGCTCGACGGGGTCGGGGACCAAGTCGCGCCAGTTCTCGTCGTGCACCATCCGGTCGCGGAGTTCGGTGCCCTCCAGCACGTCGCGGTTGAACATCGGCGACTGGTGCACCTCCACGCCGGCCTCGGAGAACAGTTGGATGACGAGGGGGTTGTTCGAGTACGCCACGTCGAAGGCGGGAGACATGCTCTGAACGTGGCTCACCCAGACGGAGTTTCTGTCCAGGTCCTCGATGGGGACGGCGTAGGTGGTGATGTCGAAGTCCGCGACGGACTTCGTCACCATCATGACGCGTTCGCCCGCCGTGAACGGGTTTCGCGGCGAGTGGGAGTCGCCGGCGGAACCGATACCGAGGACGAGTTCGTCCACCTCTTTGGCTATCTCTTCGACCATCCGGTGGTGGCCGTTGTGAAAGGGCTGGAAGCGACCGATGTAGAACCCCCGCATGCTTTCGATTTCTTCGGCTGCCTTTATAAACCCGGCGAGTCCGTCTAATCCGCGATTTCACGATGTACGAGGTCTGAATCCGCTGAATGGCGTCTGGGTAGGGGGAACGCACGTGGGGAGAAAGTATATCAGTCGTGCAGCCTTTCTTTGAAGTAGCGAAACAGTTCTATGAGTAACGACATGGATACCGACGAAAACTCCTCGG
Protein-coding regions in this window:
- a CDS encoding class I SAM-dependent methyltransferase: MKGKEWYQADDVAQEYDSKRFSRGGRLIDHREKQAVLDAVGPVEDKNVLEIACGTGRFTVMLAERGANIVGLDISRAMMTQGREKARRAGSEVAERIEFLRGDAARLPFPDDHFDAVFAMRFFHLADTPAKFLAEMARVSKDVVFFDTFNDTSARLVYNWLLPMGSRLYGESEVDGLLRDAGLRLTEANHDFVVPYGVYRKMPNGVASELRGLDTSFGGTSLGERLASVSYWTASVPDAD
- a CDS encoding glycosyltransferase family 2 protein encodes the protein MHLSVVVPTLNGRDRLAAGLDALAEAAPDAEVVVVNGPSADGTTGMVRDRDDVDVLVEISDRTLNVARNAGIRATSGDAIAFLRYDFAAEEQWLDGVTDGLEEAAAVTGPSHRTLRAGMTTETLERRTICGRDVTYFNGGNVAFHRDALEELDGFDEYLLTGGARDVAHRLAGVGETVTWRPEMSVRTEYEADGGVKERDWGWKYRSLGYRLAKNYGLRPTVARRTLRHAWTDAFSAARDVIRGDGSPTGWFGTGKDVVGGMATGISDGLVARARDRTTTRNPHGCSKRTDRAVATYDWR
- a CDS encoding amidohydrolase family protein, producing MLELNHGFRVVDVHARLDPDGEESVAARGREIRPERLERELHQAGVVRAVVSPGRRAEGEGYLRANNAVARMSVDRPFVAFARVNGPRDPSGRASARLRNLTASRDDSHADPDDIEQYAYDDRFHGFVLAPAVDGLPDEETLDRLDDVSLPVLVHGGREFTPEDAAETLLRREFPVILAGFGGYPLERDLMHRSIDLLDESDGLYLDTSFVRFRDVMERALLEHPDRVLFGSGAPEAHPNVGVMELLTLDVSEDAMRRAFSKNAARVVPELGPGDG
- a CDS encoding trimeric intracellular cation channel family protein, giving the protein MNVVGLLAFAVAGSLKASDAGLDLFGVAVLGVLTALGGGTVRDVLVNRPPASLTTTGDMTVALVGVALAVVLARRAPEHVRILDSRAFLVSDAVGLAAFAATGALVGTDAGLAPYGVVVLAAVTAVGGGSFADVFLGRVPVVLREDFYATPALLGGGVFLFARVVGAPTGVSAGACAGVVFALRMLALRREWRLPQV
- the thsA gene encoding thermosome subunit alpha; protein product: MQQPLYILSGGSSRTRGQAAQDSNIRAGKAVASAVRTTLGPRGMDKMLVDSSGEVVITNDGATILAKMDIEHPAAQMIVEVAETQEEAVGDGTTTAAVLTGELLVHAEDLLEGDLHPTVIVEGYTEAARLAQEAIDAQVLDVDLDDDLLETVAESSMTGKGTGDVTADVLAQHVVRAVRMVHAENGRFDRDDVRVLTRTGASSSATELIEGVVIDKDPVNDTMPTSVEDATVAVLDVKLDVRKGEVDTEYTISSVEQLDAALKAEDDELRGYAKAFADAGVDVVFCTKSISDRVAGHLANAGILAFKSVKKSDARAIARATGAKRLGSATDLDESDFGRADSVSIETYGDDDLVFVEGGDASKAVTLFLRGGTEHVVNELERAINDAIDVTVAALDKGGVVPGAGATEIAIADHVRAEAAGIEGRKQLAVEAFADAVEALPRTLAENTGMDPIDALVDLRARYENEGIAGVISSGRSGEIGDPVEHGILDPAAVKREAVESATEAATMIVRIDDVIAAE
- a CDS encoding nicotinamide-nucleotide adenylyltransferase — translated: MRGFYIGRFQPFHNGHHRMVEEIAKEVDELVLGIGSAGDSHSPRNPFTAGERVMMVTKSVADFDITTYAVPIEDLDRNSVWVSHVQSMSPAFDVAYSNNPLVIQLFSEAGVEVHQSPMFNRDVLEGTELRDRMVHDENWRDLVPDPVERIIDEVGGIERLQRVSDTDSNGGRDDYPSPS